From a region of the Pelomicrobium methylotrophicum genome:
- the hyfB gene encoding hydrogenase 4 subunit B has translation MPADLISEPGFALRGSLAVIAGWLVVGFLGLLRPHSLRFVGRLLFPLGAGAGIVLFFISLATIQAPPQALVLPLGLPDLPFHVRTDALSAFFLLLLGAGAAGISMFAAGYFRPGEGTSPGLLCLQYHVFLASMALVMLADDAYLFMVAWEMMALSSYFLVTSQHRLPEIRRAGFLYLLIAHLGALAILLAFGVLQAGQGDYTFASMRASQPGALWASITFFLAFLGFGAKAGIVPLHVWLPEAHPAAPSPVSAMMSAVMLKTAIYGLLRLTYDLLGVQLWWWGVVALAVGLLTMLYGVLFAAVQTDMKRLLAYSSIENVGSIVTGFGLSLVFHGYGLHLMAALALTAALYHCLNHAFFKSLLFLSTGHVLHATGSRNLGKLGGLIHRMPWLACLTLVGVLGIAALPPLNGFVSEWLLLQAFLFSPGLPNTYLIMLIPLAAAAVVLSAALGAYVMVKFYGVIFLGHPREEKLKDAHDAGPWELAGLAWLALPCLLLGVFPVAAIVALSPAVEVLVPASLAPSLAGSNGWYLTPIAPERASYAPFLFLCVILLAVLLTWLLVKRFYHGRLRRTDAWDCGFPGVSARMQDTAEGFGQPIRQIFEAFFRTERHLPTAFDERPRYYLNVEDRLWHWLYLPVAAAVGRLSAMISVLQRGRIHLYLLYSFATLLLLLVFVR, from the coding sequence ATGCCGGCTGATTTAATCAGCGAGCCGGGGTTTGCCCTGAGGGGCTCGCTCGCGGTCATCGCCGGCTGGCTGGTCGTGGGCTTTCTTGGACTGCTTCGTCCCCACAGCCTCCGGTTCGTCGGTCGGCTGCTCTTTCCTCTCGGGGCTGGCGCAGGGATCGTTCTTTTCTTCATTTCCCTCGCCACGATCCAGGCGCCTCCCCAGGCCCTGGTGCTGCCGTTAGGGCTGCCTGATCTGCCATTCCACGTGCGGACCGACGCCTTGTCCGCTTTCTTCCTGCTCCTTCTGGGCGCCGGGGCCGCCGGCATCTCGATGTTCGCGGCGGGCTATTTCAGACCCGGGGAAGGCACATCGCCCGGTCTTTTGTGCCTGCAATATCACGTGTTCCTCGCGAGCATGGCGTTGGTGATGCTGGCCGATGACGCGTACCTCTTCATGGTGGCGTGGGAGATGATGGCGCTTTCCTCGTACTTTCTGGTGACTTCGCAGCATCGGCTTCCGGAAATCCGGCGCGCAGGCTTCCTCTATCTCCTCATCGCTCACCTGGGGGCGCTTGCCATCCTGCTCGCTTTCGGCGTGTTGCAGGCGGGACAGGGCGACTACACGTTCGCGTCGATGCGCGCTTCCCAGCCCGGGGCGCTATGGGCCAGTATCACGTTCTTCCTCGCGTTCTTGGGCTTTGGTGCCAAGGCCGGTATCGTGCCTTTGCACGTGTGGCTGCCGGAAGCGCACCCGGCGGCGCCGTCGCCCGTCTCGGCCATGATGAGCGCGGTGATGCTGAAGACCGCCATCTACGGCTTGCTCCGGCTCACGTACGACCTGCTCGGGGTGCAGCTCTGGTGGTGGGGCGTCGTCGCCTTGGCGGTCGGGCTCCTCACCATGCTCTACGGCGTGCTGTTTGCCGCGGTGCAGACCGACATGAAGCGGCTGCTTGCCTACTCCTCGATCGAGAACGTGGGGTCCATCGTGACCGGTTTCGGCCTGTCGCTGGTATTCCACGGTTACGGATTGCACCTCATGGCTGCTCTGGCATTGACCGCCGCGCTTTACCACTGCCTGAACCACGCCTTTTTCAAAAGCCTGCTGTTCCTTTCGACCGGCCACGTCCTGCATGCGACCGGCAGCCGCAACCTGGGCAAACTGGGCGGGCTCATCCACCGCATGCCGTGGCTCGCTTGCCTCACCCTGGTAGGCGTGCTGGGCATCGCCGCGCTGCCGCCGTTGAACGGTTTCGTTTCCGAATGGCTCCTGCTGCAGGCGTTCCTGTTCTCGCCGGGGCTTCCCAACACCTACCTGATCATGCTGATCCCGCTGGCGGCCGCCGCGGTGGTGCTGTCGGCGGCGCTCGGCGCCTACGTGATGGTGAAGTTCTACGGCGTCATTTTCCTCGGTCATCCCCGGGAGGAAAAGCTCAAGGATGCCCACGACGCGGGCCCGTGGGAGCTGGCCGGACTCGCCTGGCTGGCGTTGCCCTGCCTGCTACTCGGCGTGTTTCCGGTGGCGGCGATCGTCGCTTTGAGCCCTGCGGTGGAAGTTTTGGTCCCGGCGAGCCTCGCACCCAGCTTGGCAGGAAGCAACGGATGGTATCTTACGCCGATCGCCCCGGAGCGCGCGAGCTACGCACCGTTTCTGTTCCTGTGCGTCATTCTTCTCGCCGTGCTGCTCACGTGGCTTCTGGTCAAGCGCTTCTATCACGGGCGGCTGCGCCGGACGGACGCCTGGGATTGTGGCTTTCCCGGGGTCAGCGCCCGCATGCAGGACACTGCCGAGGGCTTCGGACAACCGATCCGCCAGATCTTCGAGGCTTTTTTCCGTACCGAACGCCACCTGCCGACTGCTTTCGACGAGCGCCCCAGGTATTACCTCAACGTCGAAGACCGGCTGTGGCACTGGCTGTACCTGCCGGTCGCAGCCGCGGTCGGGCGGCTGTCGGCGATG
- a CDS encoding ribbon-helix-helix protein, CopG family, whose product MVNEERTARLTILIDPRKKAVFERLCAEEDQTPSQVVRRLIREYIEQRLGRPWKPGETVEQTLREQR is encoded by the coding sequence ATGGTAAACGAAGAGCGGACAGCCCGGTTGACCATCCTGATCGACCCCAGGAAAAAAGCGGTTTTCGAGCGGTTATGCGCCGAGGAAGACCAGACCCCTTCCCAGGTCGTGCGGCGCCTGATCCGCGAGTACATCGAACAGCGTCTGGGCAGGCCCTGGAAACCTGGCGAGACGGTGGAGCAGACCCTGCGCGAGCAGCGTTGA
- a CDS encoding DsrE family protein — protein MVKSKRALLTAVALASTLGFVGAVQAGAYDGDWEQKVVYHINDSEVASAALRNIRNHLDAEPKSKIVVVTHGKGIDFLLEGAEDKNKNPYQVTVQTLKEKGVEFKVCNNTLVSRKIEKSKVIPEADIVPSGVAEVGKLQQKYGFVYLKP, from the coding sequence ATGGTCAAAAGCAAACGCGCATTGTTGACAGCGGTCGCCCTGGCGTCCACGCTGGGGTTCGTCGGCGCCGTGCAGGCGGGCGCCTACGACGGCGACTGGGAGCAGAAAGTCGTCTATCACATCAATGACAGCGAGGTGGCGAGCGCCGCGCTGCGCAACATCCGCAATCACCTGGACGCTGAACCGAAGTCGAAGATCGTGGTGGTCACCCACGGCAAAGGCATCGACTTCTTGCTGGAAGGCGCCGAGGACAAGAACAAAAACCCCTATCAAGTGACGGTCCAGACGTTGAAGGAGAAGGGCGTCGAGTTCAAGGTGTGCAACAACACCCTGGTCTCGCGCAAGATCGAGAAGAGCAAAGTGATCCCCGAGGCTGACATCGTGCCCTCCGGCGTGGCCGAAGTCGGCAAGCTGCAGCAGAAATACGGCTTCGTGTATCTCAAGCCATAA
- a CDS encoding DsrE family protein, which yields MLASLPLFGVAAAAGAGEGMKTAPGRKDDKYRVVIQVSDDDPKTWNLALNNARNVQKDLGKENVEIEIVAYGPGLAMLKMESVVGNKVAELRKSGVNMVACQNTMDAQKVTSADLLPDIGFVRAGVVEIMKRQREGWAYIRP from the coding sequence ATGCTGGCTTCATTGCCGCTGTTCGGTGTGGCGGCGGCAGCCGGGGCGGGCGAGGGCATGAAGACGGCCCCTGGGCGCAAGGACGACAAGTATCGAGTCGTGATTCAGGTCAGTGATGACGATCCGAAAACCTGGAATCTGGCGTTGAATAACGCCAGGAACGTCCAGAAAGACCTGGGCAAAGAGAACGTCGAAATTGAGATTGTGGCCTATGGGCCGGGACTTGCGATGCTCAAAATGGAATCGGTGGTCGGCAACAAAGTAGCTGAGCTGCGAAAGAGCGGGGTGAACATGGTGGCGTGTCAAAACACGATGGACGCGCAAAAAGTGACCAGTGCTGACCTTCTCCCCGACATCGGATTCGTGCGTGCCGGTGTTGTGGAGATCATGAAGCGCCAGCGCGAGGGTTGGGCCTACATCCGACCGTAA
- a CDS encoding sigma-70 family RNA polymerase sigma factor translates to MTDEDKNRRFERLLIPHIDAAYSLAWWILRDHDRAEEAVQEAFLRAYRFFDSFHGGEGKAWLLGIVRNTCYTLYGRERLEREHEAFDEELHTPNGPAQEAEGLPLADPELEAIRNAERALVSRAIEQLPAEFREVLVLRELEGLSYKEIAKIASIPIGTVMSRLARARALVQRTLAAQLKQENGK, encoded by the coding sequence TTGACGGACGAGGACAAAAACCGCAGGTTTGAGCGGCTTCTTATCCCGCACATCGATGCGGCCTACAGCCTTGCATGGTGGATTTTGCGCGACCATGACCGGGCCGAGGAGGCCGTACAGGAAGCCTTCCTGCGAGCATACCGTTTTTTCGACTCGTTCCACGGCGGAGAGGGCAAAGCGTGGCTGCTCGGGATCGTGCGCAACACCTGCTACACCCTGTACGGTCGGGAAAGGCTCGAACGCGAGCATGAAGCGTTCGACGAAGAGCTGCACACACCGAACGGCCCGGCTCAGGAGGCCGAGGGCCTTCCGCTGGCCGACCCGGAGCTGGAGGCGATCCGCAATGCAGAGCGCGCGCTGGTGAGCCGGGCGATCGAGCAGTTGCCCGCCGAGTTCCGCGAAGTGCTGGTGCTGCGCGAGCTGGAGGGGTTATCGTACAAGGAGATCGCAAAAATAGCGTCGATCCCCATCGGCACGGTGATGTCCCGGCTTGCCCGGGCCCGCGCCCTGGTGCAGCGGACGCTGGCGGCCCAACTCAAGCAGGAAAACGGGAAATGA
- a CDS encoding DsrE family protein produces MNCRQAQSLLHAYLDGELDLVASLELEQHVAHCPACRSRQAAGIALKEAIARSAARRKAPARLVRTVCRQSENLGHGDSGGRRRWLLPVAVPTLGAVLALAVWLGVLRPGEAPVSAPAPEKVVYHINDSRNAATALRNLSNHLEQSPNARIVVVAHNDGVDFLLQGARDSEGKPFVAMVSELKARGVDFRVCGNTLTRRHIDPTRLIPQATLVPSGVAEIARLQIQEGFRYLKP; encoded by the coding sequence ATGAATTGCAGGCAGGCCCAGTCGCTGCTGCACGCCTACCTGGACGGCGAGCTGGATCTGGTCGCTTCGCTCGAGCTGGAACAACACGTGGCCCACTGCCCCGCGTGTCGCAGCCGCCAGGCGGCCGGCATCGCGCTGAAGGAGGCGATCGCCCGGAGCGCCGCGCGTCGCAAAGCGCCGGCTCGCCTCGTGCGCACGGTGTGCCGCCAGTCGGAGAATCTGGGGCACGGCGACTCCGGCGGCCGCCGCCGCTGGCTCCTGCCCGTCGCGGTGCCCACCCTGGGTGCGGTCCTCGCGCTGGCGGTATGGCTGGGTGTCCTGCGGCCGGGCGAGGCGCCGGTGTCCGCGCCGGCCCCGGAAAAGGTCGTCTACCATATCAATGACAGCCGCAATGCCGCCACCGCGCTGCGCAATCTCTCCAATCACCTGGAGCAATCGCCCAACGCCCGCATCGTGGTGGTCGCCCACAACGACGGGGTCGACTTCCTCCTCCAGGGTGCTCGCGACAGCGAAGGCAAGCCCTTTGTCGCCATGGTCTCCGAGCTCAAGGCCCGCGGAGTGGACTTCCGCGTGTGCGGCAACACCCTCACCCGACGGCATATCGACCCCACCCGCCTCATCCCCCAGGCCACCCTTGTGCCTTCGGGCGTCGCTGAAATCGCCCGCCTGCAGATCCAAGAAGGGTTCCGCTACCTGAAACCGTAA
- a CDS encoding acylphosphatase: protein MKVCKSLVIRGHVQGVGFRAAMMRKAQALNITGWVRNLPGGDVEAVVEGPPEAVEAIIAWSRRGPPGAGVVAVEVREAKGGYTRFDVRW from the coding sequence GTGAAAGTCTGTAAATCTCTGGTCATCCGCGGCCACGTCCAGGGGGTGGGCTTTCGGGCCGCCATGATGCGAAAAGCCCAGGCGTTGAACATCACCGGCTGGGTCCGCAACTTGCCCGGGGGCGACGTGGAAGCGGTGGTGGAGGGACCCCCGGAAGCGGTGGAGGCCATCATCGCCTGGTCGCGCCGGGGTCCGCCGGGTGCCGGCGTGGTTGCCGTGGAAGTCCGCGAGGCAAAGGGGGGCTACACCCGTTTCGATGTCCGTTGGTAA